One Misgurnus anguillicaudatus chromosome 19, ASM2758022v2, whole genome shotgun sequence genomic region harbors:
- the retsat.2 gene encoding all-trans-retinol 13,14-reductase yields the protein MWLAVVIICVALVAIIYKYVSGSGPNPFDIDTREPLKPLVFDRKEKNKVLKQGFLANRVPQDLDAVVVGSGIGGLAIAVLLAKVGKRVLVLEQHDRAGGCCHTFTEQGFEFDVGIHYIGELQDHKPMRCMIDQLTNGQLQWAPLDNPYDQVVLGPPENRRIYPIYSGRNRFPDELKKCFPGEEKAIDEYLRLTKKVGDGVWFMVLLKLLPAPLANFLVHTGLANRLSSFFRYASRSLTEVVNELTQNKDLRAVLCYIFGTYGKIPKDASFSMHCLLVRHYLSGAWYPKGGASEIAYHMIPIIEKAGGAVLVRAPVNRILLNEAKEAIGVSVMKGQEEVHIHAPMVISDAGIFNTYQTLLPKDVQTMPAIQKQLSMVQHGEGGISIFIGLDGTKEELGLKAENYWIYSENNLDDLVEGYMKGNREESVKKIPLIFVASPSAKDPTWQERKPGKSTLTVVSFANYAWFEEWKDEKVKNRSVDYKELKQTFINSVLEVLTEIYPKIKDRIEFVDAGTPISNQHYIGAPKGEIYGADHGISRFSVELNATIRPQTPIKNLFLTGQDVMLCGFAGALGGALTCGSVLLNRNLHMDAFALAKKVNHGNNKKMQ from the exons ATGTGGCTAGCTGTTGTTATAATCTGTGTAGCTTTAGTTGCTATCATCTATAAATATGTATCGGGATCAGGACCAAACCCGTTTGACATCGACACCCGCGAGCCGTTAAAGCCATTGGTATTTGATCGAAAGGAGAAgaataaagttttaaaacaag GATTTCTGGCAAATAGGGTGCCTCAAGACTTGGACGCAGTAGTTGTTGGCAGTGGGATTGGTGGATTGGCAATTGCTGTTCTGTTGGCTAAAGTGGGTAAGAGAGTTCTGGTTCTGGAGCAACATGATCGGGCTGGAGGATGCTGTCACACCTTCACAGAGCAAGGCTTTGAGTTTGACGTTG GTATTCACTATATTGGAGAGCTGCAGGATCATAAGCCCATGCGTTGTATGATCGATCAGTTAACCAATGGACAGCTGCAATGGGCGCCGCTGGATAACCCCTATGACCAGGTGGTCTTGGGTCCCCCAGAGAACCGGCGCATTTATCCCATCTACAGTGGCCGAAACCGCTTCCCAGATGAGCTAAAGAAATGTTTTCCAGGAGAGGAGAAGGCCATTGATGAATATTTGAGACTTACAAAG AAAGTTGGAGATGGTGTGTGGTTCATGGTCCTACTGAAGCTCCTACCAGCTCCTCTTGCAAATTTCCTGGTGCACACAGGTCTGGCTAATCGTCTCTCTTCCTTCTTCCGCTACGCTTCCCGCAGTCTCACCGAGGTTGTGAATGAACTCACTCAAAATAAAGACCTGAGAGCCGTTCTCTGCTACATCTTTGGAACCTATG GTAAAATCCCCAAAGATGCAAGCTTCTCCATGCACTGTCTGCTTGTGCGACACTATCTGTCTGGTGCGTGGTACCCAAAGGGTGGCGCTAGTGAGATTGCCTACCACATGATTCCCATCATTGAGAAGGCAGGAGGGGCTGTGCTTGTTAGAGCACCTGTCAACCGCATACTTCTCAATGAAGCTAAAGAGGCTATTG GTGTTAGTGTTATGAAGGGGCAGGAGGAGGTGCATATACACGCTCCCATGGTGATTTCAGATGCTGGAATCTTCAATACTTATCAAACCCTTTTGCCCAAAGATGTGCAGACCATGC CTGCAATCCAGAAACAGCTGAGTATGGTGCAGCATGGAGAGGGTGGTATCAGTATCTTCATTGGTCTTGATGGAACAAAAGAAGAGCTGGGTCTGAAAGCAGAGAATTACTGGATCTATTCCGAGAACAATTTGGATGACCT GGTGGAGGGCTATATGAAAGGAAACAGGGAAGAATCTGTTAAGAAGATCCCTTTGATTTTTGTGGCATCACCGTCTGCCAAAGATCCAACCTGGCAGGAGAGAAAACCAG GTAAATCCACCCTGACTGTTGTTAGCTTTGCTAACTATGCGTGGTTTGAAGAGTGGAAGGATGAGAAAGTGAAGAACAGAAGTGTAGATTATAAAGAACTGAAGCAGACCTTCATCAATAGTGTTTTAGAGGTGTTGACTGAGATCTATCCTAAGATCAAGGACCGG ATTGAATTTGTGGATGCAGGTACCCCAATATCAAATCAACACTACATCGGCGCTCCTAAAGGAGAGATCTACGGTGCAGATCATGGCATTTCTCGCTTTAGTGTAGAACTGAACGCCACCATCAGACCACAGACGCCTATTAAAAACCTCTTCCTCACAG GTCAGGACGTTATGCTGTGCGGTTTTGCCGGAGCATTGGGAGGGGCACTGACATGCGGTTCGGTTCTCCTAAATCGCAATCTTCACATGGATGCCTTTGCACTTGCTAAGAAGGTCAACCATGGCAACAACAAGAAGATGCAATAA
- the cdk21 gene encoding cyclin-dependent kinase 6 isoform X2 has translation MDDCCGDMSDYEILAEIGQGAYGKVYKAREKRDRQRLVAVKRLNISEDPDTGIPQFMIREVALLRKLEHFNHPNIVKLLNVSAGWQNQIFDLTLVFECIDQDLSTFLSKASEEGLARDTIKDVMRQLLSGLDFLHTNTVIHRDLKPENVLVVTLWYRAPEVLLHSSYMSSVDMWSAGCIFAELFLLRPLFCGYTEIQQLQKIFEVIGVPGEEDWPMESAVCYSPVWAEKKPTTQILPSLTHEEHDLLSQCLTFSPAHRISAYSALAHPYLADP, from the exons ATGGATGATTGCTGTGGTGATATGTCAGATTATGAGATCCTGGCAGAAATTGGACAGGGCGCTTATGGGAAGGTGTACAAGGCCCGAGAGAAGCGTGACCGGCAGCGTCTCGTGGCGGTGAAGAGACTCAACATCTCTGAGGATCCGGACACTGGCATCCCTCAGTTCATGATACGAGAAGTGGCACTCCTGCGGAAATTAGAGCATTTCAACCACCCAAACATAGTCAA GTTGCTGAATGTCTCGGCCGGATGGCAAAACCAAATCTTTGACCTGACGTTGGTTTTCGAGTGTATCGATCAGGATCTGTCCACATTTCTAAGCAAAGCTTCAGAGGAAGGCCTGGCCAGGGACACAATCAAG GACGTTATGCGTCAGCTGCTCAGTGGACTTGACTTTCTTCACACTAACACTGTCATTCACCGGGACCTGAAGCCAGAAAATGTCCTG GTTGTTACTCTGTGGTACAGGGCTCCGGAGGTCCTGCTTCACTCGAGTTATATGTCTTCAGTGGATATGTGGAGTGCTGGTTGTATCTTTGCCGAGCTCTTTTTGCTAAG GCCTTTGTTTTGTGGATACACAGAGATCCAACAGCTGCAAAAGATCTTTGA GGTTATCGGTGTGCCCGGTGAGGAGGATTGGCCTATGGAAAGTGCTGTCTGCTACAGTCCTGTTTGGGCTGAGAAAAAACCTACAACACAGATTCTCCCCAGCCTTACCCATGAAGAGCATGACTTACTGTCT CAATGTTTGACATTCAGTCCAGCTCATCGCATCTCTGCCTACAGTGCTTTGGCCCACCCTTACCTGGCAGACCCCTAA
- the cdk21 gene encoding cyclin-dependent kinase 6 isoform X1, with protein MDDCCGDMSDYEILAEIGQGAYGKVYKAREKRDRQRLVAVKRLNISEDPDTGIPQFMIREVALLRKLEHFNHPNIVKLLNVSAGWQNQIFDLTLVFECIDQDLSTFLSKASEEGLARDTIKDVMRQLLSGLDFLHTNTVIHRDLKPENVLVSSRGEIKIADFGLSRIYTYHIALTPCVVTLWYRAPEVLLHSSYMSSVDMWSAGCIFAELFLLRPLFCGYTEIQQLQKIFEVIGVPGEEDWPMESAVCYSPVWAEKKPTTQILPSLTHEEHDLLSQCLTFSPAHRISAYSALAHPYLADP; from the exons ATGGATGATTGCTGTGGTGATATGTCAGATTATGAGATCCTGGCAGAAATTGGACAGGGCGCTTATGGGAAGGTGTACAAGGCCCGAGAGAAGCGTGACCGGCAGCGTCTCGTGGCGGTGAAGAGACTCAACATCTCTGAGGATCCGGACACTGGCATCCCTCAGTTCATGATACGAGAAGTGGCACTCCTGCGGAAATTAGAGCATTTCAACCACCCAAACATAGTCAA GTTGCTGAATGTCTCGGCCGGATGGCAAAACCAAATCTTTGACCTGACGTTGGTTTTCGAGTGTATCGATCAGGATCTGTCCACATTTCTAAGCAAAGCTTCAGAGGAAGGCCTGGCCAGGGACACAATCAAG GACGTTATGCGTCAGCTGCTCAGTGGACTTGACTTTCTTCACACTAACACTGTCATTCACCGGGACCTGAAGCCAGAAAATGTCCTGGTGAGCAGTCGAGGGGAGATCAAGATTGCCGATTTTGGTCTGTCCAGGATCTATACGTACCATATCGCCCTTACCCCTTGT GTTGTTACTCTGTGGTACAGGGCTCCGGAGGTCCTGCTTCACTCGAGTTATATGTCTTCAGTGGATATGTGGAGTGCTGGTTGTATCTTTGCCGAGCTCTTTTTGCTAAG GCCTTTGTTTTGTGGATACACAGAGATCCAACAGCTGCAAAAGATCTTTGA GGTTATCGGTGTGCCCGGTGAGGAGGATTGGCCTATGGAAAGTGCTGTCTGCTACAGTCCTGTTTGGGCTGAGAAAAAACCTACAACACAGATTCTCCCCAGCCTTACCCATGAAGAGCATGACTTACTGTCT CAATGTTTGACATTCAGTCCAGCTCATCGCATCTCTGCCTACAGTGCTTTGGCCCACCCTTACCTGGCAGACCCCTAA